In Segatella copri, the DNA window GTACTGCCGGCTGCTGGAGTGATGGCTACCAGTCCGGCAACAGCACCGGTACAAGCACCTACCGTAGTTGGCTTCTTGTTCACAATCCAGTCGATGAGCATCCAGGTAGTGGCTGCCGCTGCTGTTGCGATATGAGTTACGAGGAAGGCGTTGGCTGCCAGACCATCAGCTGCCAATCCGCTACCGGCATTGAAACCGAACCATCCCAACCAGAGGAATGACATACCCATGAACACGAAGGTGATGTTGTGAGGTGTGATAGGATGACCTGCACGGTAATCATCTCGCTTGCCTACACAGAGTGCCATGACCAGAGCAGCTACACCGGCATTGATATGAACCACGGTACCACCCGCAAAGTCGATGGCTCCCATCTCCTGCAGGAAACCGCCACCCCATACCCAGTGGGCCATTGGAAGATAAGCGATGATAACCCAGAGGATGGTGAAAAGTACATATCCGCTGAACTTAACACGCTCGGCAAAGGCACCGAGAATCAAGGCTGGAGTAATGAGGGCGAACATGCACTGGAACATTGCAAAGGTGAGCTCCGGAATGCCTGTTGGCATGATGGCATCCAAGCCGATGCCGTGAAGGAAACATTTATCGAAACCACCGATGACGCAAGCCAGAGGATTGCCCGAATCGGCATATTCTGTAGAGAATGCCCAGGAATAACCGAAGGCTACCCATATCAGACTGACTACTGCCACGATGAAAACCGTCTGCATCAAGATGCTGAGAATATTCTTCTGGCGCACCAAACCACCATAAAAAAGTGCTATACCCGGGATTGACATCAAAAGCACCAAGATGGTTGCCATGATCATCCACGCTGTGTTACCCGTATCAAGTGTAGTTAATAATAAACTGCTCATACTTATATCTTATAGTTAAATTAGAATACTAAATAATATTTATTAAAGATAAGTAAGAATGCCTAATTCAACATTCAACACTTAACATTCAACATTTTAAATTATTCCTCTTTCTCAGCGTTATACAATGCGATGTCGCCACGTTCGCCGGTTCTGATTCTTACCGTATCGAGTACAGGAATCACGAAGATTCTGCCGTCTCCGACTTCACCGGTCTGTGCAGCGCCCTGGATGGCGGCGATGGTAGGTTCCACGTTCTTGTCACGAACCACAATATTCAGAAGCACACGCTCGATGCTGCTGGTATCATACATCACACCACGGTAAATGCGAGCCTGGCGCATTTTGCCCTCACCTCTTACATTATAATAAGAGAACCACTCGATGTCTGCTGCTAAAAGCGCCTTCTTGACATCCTCGAATCTTGACTTGCGGATAATTGCCTCAATCTTCTTCATAATCCTTTAATAATTAATAATGTGTTAATACTTCTATTGATTGTCTCTTTTCGAAAACGAACCTTCATTGGTTGCTATTCAAATTAAACCTTTCTTTTACATTATGTTCGTTTTCGGCTGCAAAATTAATACATTTTGTCAGTATTTTAAAGAAAACAAAAACATTTCGCTTTTACTTTTTATCGAACATTTTAAATTTATCGAGGCTTATCCTATTCTCCTTACAATTTGTAAGGCAGAAAGCAATTTTATGATACAAATTGTAAGATAGCGAAAAATAATCAAGATTTCTGCATTTATTTTCTTGCATATTTCAACAAATCGTCGTACCTTTGCAACCGAAATCAAACAAATAGTCATCGAAATATTCGAAAGACTAGCAAAAAGTCAAATCTCAAAAGAGATAAGACATGAGAGATAAAAGAAGAGTATTCAAACATAAAGAACAACGCAGATGAAAGAAACAGTTCATTTTACAAAGATGCAGGGAGCGGGTAACGATTATATATATGTAGATACCCAACAATACGACATCCCTGACCCAGAGAAGGCGGCCATTGCCTGGAGTGCTTATCACACGGGCATAGGAAGCGACGGACTGGTTCTCATCGGAAAGCCGCACGACGGCAGAAGAGCAGATTATTCGATGCGTATCTTCAACGCCGATGGTTCAGAAGCGATGATGTGCGGCAATGCAAGCCGATGCATCGGTAAGTATCTTTACGAAAAAGGATTGACCCGAAAGGACACCATCCGACTGGAAACACTTTCGGGTATCAAGATATTGAAACTTCATCTTCAGGATAATAAAGAAGTTGTGGAATCGGTAACAGTAGACATGCTGGAACCCAAACTTGAAAATCCCGAGCAATTCATAGGCCCTTCGGTGCTCGAAGCTGACGGCAGAAAATTTGAAGGCACCTATGTTTGTATGGGTAATCCGCATTTCGTTACCTTCGTGGATGACATCGACACCATCGACATCGCCCACTATGGTAAAATCCTGGAAAGAGACAAGGCATTTCCCCAGAGATGCAACATAGAATTTGCACAAGTAACTGACACAGACGCCATAAGGACACGAGTTTGGGAAAGGGGAAGCGGAATAACAATGGCTTGCGGAACAGGAGCCTGTGCCACAGCCGTAGCCGCAGCCCTTACCAAGCGTACTGGCAGAAAAAGCAGTATCGTGATGGATGGCGGTACGCTGGAAATAGAATATAGCGAGGCTGATGATCATGTTTACATGACAGGGCCTGCAGCCTTCTCATTCGAAGGAGAAATCCAGTTGGAGTGTTAATATAGGGAGTGTTGAATGTGGAATGTTGAATGTTGAATTTAGCTGCACCCACCAAGTCAACATTCAACATTCAACACTCAACATTTTAAAAAGAGAACGCAAACTTAAATAACAAATGGTCGATAATGACCGTAAATAAAAGGAGAAACAAAATATGGCATTAGTTAATGAACATTTCCTGAAGTTGGCCAACAACTACTTGTTTGCCGACATCGCAAAGAAGGTGAACGCCTACAAGATTGCACATCCCAAGCAGCGTGTAATCAGTCTGGGCATCGGTGATGTAACCCAGCCTCTCTGCCCTGCCGTCATCAAGGCGATGCACAAGGCTGTAGACGAGATGGCTGAGCAGGCTTCTTTCAGAGGCTACGGTCCGGAGCGAGGCTACGACTTCCTCCGCGAGGCTATCATCAAGAACGACTTCCTGCCACGTGGCATTCATCTCGACGCCAACGAGGTATTCGTAAACGATGGAGCCAAGAGCGATACGGGAAATATCCAGGAGATTTTGAGATGGGATAACAACATCGGCGTTACCGACCCGATTTATCCGGTTTATATAGACTCTAACGTGATGATAGGTAGAGCGGGAATTTTCGAGAACGGCAAGTGGAGCAATGTAACCTACATGCCTTGCGATGAGAGCGATGACTTCATCCCTCAGATTCCAGACCACCGTGTGGACATGATTTATCTCTGTTATCCAAACAACCCTACGGGTACGGTCATCTCGAAAGAAGAACTCAGAAAATGGGTAAACTATGCTATCAAGAACGAGAGCATCATCCTCTATGATGCAGCCTACGAGGCATATATCACCGACCCATCAATTCCTCATTCTATCTACGAGATTCGTGGAGCCAGAAAGGTAGCGATAGAATTCCACAGTTATTCAAAGACTGCCGGATTCACCGGTGTGCGTTGTGGTTACACTATCGTTCCTAAGGAGTTGAAGGCAAAGACATTGGCAGGTGAGGAAGTGGCATTGAATCCTATCTGGGACCGCCGCCAGTGCACCAAGTTTAATGGTACAAGCTATATCAGCCAGCGTGCTGCCGAAGCCATCTACACCCCAGAGGGTAAGGAACAGGTGAAGGCAACCATCAATTACTATATGGAGAATGCCCACTTCATGAGAGCAGAACTCCAGAAACTCGGCTTGAGAGTATATGGCGGTGAGAATGCACCTTATCTCTGGGTGAAGACGCCAAACAACACGCCAAGCTGGAAATTCTTCGAAGAGATGCTTTATGGTGCCAGCGTAGTCTGCACTCCAGGTGTCGGCTTCGGTCCATCGGGCGAAGGCTACATCCGACTCACCGCCTTCGGCGAGCATGAGGACTGCAAGGAAGCCATGGAGAGAATAGCCAAATGGCTGGGAAAATAAACGTTCCAACAGATTATAAAAACATTGAATATCAAAAATTTTAAAATATATAAGGTATGAGCAACTTAAGATTTGAAGCTGTTTCAGAGGCTTCCAAGAGAAAGCCTGTTGAGGTAACCGCTCCTAGCGAGCGACCAAGTGAATTCTTCGGAAAGAAGGTATTCAACCGACAGAAGATGTACAAGTATCTCCCTGCAGATGTCTATGAGAAACTGGTAGACGTCATCGACAACGGAGCACGTCTCGACCGTAACATCGCCAACGCCGTAGCCAAAGGCATCAAGCAGTGGGCTGACGAGAATGGCGTAACCCACTACACCCACTGGTTCCAGCCACTGACAGAAGGTACTGCCGAGAAGCACGATGCCTTCATCGAGCATGATGGCAAGGGTGGTATGATCGAGGAATTTTCAGGCAAGTTGCTCGTTCAGCAGGAGCCTGATGCATCATCTTTCCCATCTGGCGGTATCCGCTCAACCTTCGAGGCTCGCGGTTATTCTGCATGGGATCCAACATCTCCTGTATTTATCATCGACGATACACTCTGTATCCCTACCGTCTTCATCTCTTACACAGGTGAGGCACTCGACTATAAAGCTCCATTGCTCCGTTCATTGCACGCTGTAAACGTAGCAGCAACAGAGGTTTGCCACTACTTCAACCCAGATGTCAAGAAAGTTATTTCCAATCTCGGTTGGGAGCAGGAGTACTTCCTGGTAGATGAAAGCTTGTATGCAGCACGTCCTGATTTGATGCTGACAGGTCGCACCCTGATGGGTCACGATTCTGCCAAGAACCAGCAGATGGACGACCACTACTTCGGCGCCATCCCAGAGCGTGTTCAGGCATTCATGAAGGATTTGGAAATCCAGGCTCTTGAACTCGGTATTCCTTGCAAGACCCGTCACAACGAGGTAGCACCAAACCAGTTTGAGTTGGCACCTATCTTCGAGGAGACCAACCTTGCCGTTGACCACAATATGCTCTTGATGAGCTTGATGAAGAAGGTAGCTCGCCATCACGGTTTCCGCGTACTTCTCCATGAGAAGCCATTCGCAGGCATCAACGGTTCAGGTAAGCACAACAACTGGAGTCTCGCTACAGATACAGGCATTCTGCTTCATGGTCCTGGCAAGACACCAGAGGATAACCTCCGTTTCGTAGTCTTCATCACAGAGACTTTGATGGGTGTATACAAGCACAACGGTTTGCTCAAGGCATCTATCATGAGCGCAACCAATGCGCATCGTCTGGGCGCCAACGAGGCACCTCCAGCAATCATCTCTTCATTCCTCGGCAAGCAGTTGACCGACCTTCTCGAGCACATTGAGAAAGCCGACAAGAAGGATCTCTTCACCGTAGCTGGCAAGCAGGGCATGAAGTTGGATATCCCTGAGATTCCAGAGTTGATGATTGATAACACCGACCGTAACCGTACATCACCATTCGCCTTCACCGGTAACCGTTTCGAGTTCCGTGCCGTAGGTTCTGAGGCTAACTGTGCATCAGCAATGATTGTATTGAACACAGCCGTAGCCGAGGCTTTGACCGACTTCAAGAAGCGTGTGGATGAGTTGATTGCCAAGGGTGAGGATAAGACATCTGCCATCATCGATATCGTTCGTCAGGATTTGAAGACCTGCAAGCCAATCCGTTTCGACGGCAATGGTTACTCAGATGAGTGGGTAGAGGAAGCTGCTAAGCGTGGTCTGGACTGCGAGAAGAGCTGTCCTAAGATTTTCGAGCGTTATCTCGACCCTGCATCTATCAAGATGTTCGAGGATATGGGCGTCATGAAGAAGAACGAGTTGGAAGCTCGTAACGAGGTGAAATGGGAGACCTACACCAAGAAGATTCAGATTGAGGCTCGTGTAATGGGCGATTTGAGCATGAACCACATCATCCCTGTGGCTACTCACTATCAGAGCCAGTTGGCTAAGAATGTGGAGAACATGATTGATATCTTCGGCGACGAGGAAGGTAAGAAGTTGACAGCCCGCAACATCAATATCATCAAGAAGATTGCCGAGCGCACTCAGATTATCGAGACCGGTGTTGAGGAGTTGGTTAATGCCCGCAAGGTAGCCAACAAGATTGAGAATGAGCACGATAAGGCGATAGCTTATCATGACACGGTAGCTCCAAAGATGGAGGAAATCCGTTATCAGATTGATAAGTTGGAGTTGACAGTAGCCGATGAGCTCTGGACCTTGCCTAAGTATCGTGAACTCCTGTTCATCCGCTAATCAGCAATGTCTTCAAAATAGATAAGACATATTTCTGACAGATAAAAAAACAAAGCTCTAACAAGAGCTACTCTTCATCAGATATAACAATTGAACGATCAATCTATTTCTTTTATTGGTTGTTTAAGTTTGCGCGGAGTGTGGTTGTGAAATCACGCTCCGCTTTTTTATATTTCTGTATTTCAAGTAGTTATTATTGTTTTAGAAGCTTTAAAAATGCATTTTAACAATTACATTTACTGGTGCGCGTAACTATTCATCCCTATAGAAAACATCTCGTGCCCATAGGGGTGTCGCTTTTTTCGTAAAGCCCACCGCTTTTTATTCTTTTGATTTGTCACAATCATTCATTACAATTTTAAAATTACAAACATCATTTCAAATATTTTCTATCATCCCCATCATCCTCCAATACACGCATTTGCTGGATTGCTATTTGATTAAGCTTAACCAAACGTTCACCTTGTGGCATTCCTTGATCAATAAATACCGCATTGAGATTCTCCATATTGGAAAGACAAATCAACTCATTGACAGTTGCGTAATCACGTATATTACCATTCTTTTCGGGGTTCAGATCTCGCCACTGCTTCGCAGTCATACCAAACATTGCCACATTCAGAACATCAGCCTCATTTGCATAAATCAGAGAAGCTTGCGCAGGCGTAATTTCAGTAGGAATCAAGTTATGCTTTATCGCATCAGTATGAATGCGATAGTTGATTTTAGAAAGTTCACGCTTAGCAGACCAACCCAATTGAGCTTGTTCCTCTGCTTTTAAGCGTTGGAACTCCTTGACCATATAGATTTTAAACTCAGGACTTATCCACATCGCAAACTCAAATGCAATATCTTTATGAGCATAAGTTCCACCATATCGACCAGCTTTAGATTGAAGAGATATTGCATTAGTACGCTGTACAAAATCCTTAACACTTATTTTAAAGCGATTCAATCCCGCTTGATTTCTAATTATGGCGAATTCGCCATAATTAAAATTCGGATTGTATATCTTCTCCCAAATTCCAATATATTCCAATGTATTTCTATTACGTAACCAATCTGTTACAAAAAACTCACCATCTTTTGCTTTCATCATATCTGTTAGACAGATATAGTCCTCACCATTTAGGTTCAAAACAGAAACTTCTGTTGTATTTACAATAATTTTTGCCATATTTTGTCAATATTTGGTTTGTGCTTGCAAAATTAATAAAAAAGCTCAAACTTACAACACTTTTGCAACAAATTTACAACAGAAAGCAGCAAAATAAACCAAGTTCACCATTCTCATCCACGTATGGAAAAGGAATATGATGTGGTCGATAGCAGCAGGCGCCCTCTGCTATATGCTGCTCATCAGAATCTGACTACACACATTTCTCCATCAACACAAAGGTGATGAAGCCCAGGAGAAGAGCGTAGGTGGCTTGCTTCTGAAAGCCATGGGCATGGGTTTCGGGAATCATCTCATCGCTCGTTACATAGAGCATGGCGCCACCGGCAAAGCCCAGCATCACGGGGAGGAAGGTGGAAGAGGCTGAACCCAAACCGAAACCCAACAGAATACCTATCACTTCGAGCAGGGCGATGAAGATGGATATAAAAAAGGTGCGGACTGCTGTAACACCAGCCATCATCAAAGGAGCGATAATGACCATTCCCTCAGGGATGTTCTGCAGGGCGATACCGAAAGAAACGCCCCACTCCGTTGCTCCCTCTGCCGAACAGACACTCACTCCAGCCGCCATGCCTTCGGGCAGTTTATGTAGGGCTATCGCCATCACAAAGAGCATCACATGACTGAGTCGGGCATTGTTGCGATGCTCCTCGGGGTCTAGTCCCGTGATGTGATGAAGATGGGGAGTTACCAGATCTAGCACATTCAGGAACAGGGCTCCTGCCATCACGCCGATTACTACCAGCCACCAAAGACTGGTCTGTTCGAAGGCTGGCACTATCAGTCCCAACGTGGAAGCTGCCAGCATGATTCCGGCACAATATCCCAATACGGCGTCGTTCCATTTGTGAGGCAACTCCTTGACGAAGAATCCCAGAATGGCACCTATAATCGTGGCACCGCAAAGTCCGGCTGCACTAATCAATACGTTTGTCATAATCAATATATCCAGTTAAACACATGAAGATGCAGATATATCATAGAAGAAAAAAAGCATGGACAACCCTCACAGTCATCCATGCCCATCTATTTCGTATCTGATCTATTCAGTTATTACTAATTATGTTTTGTTATGGTGAAATTGGTGTTTTCCAATTTCATATCATCGCTTCTATTTCAACTTCGTATAACCATAAGCTGCGTTATTGCCCAACTGCTCTTCGATGCGGATAAGCTGGTTGTACTTAGCCATACGGTCGGTACGACTCATAGAACCCGTCTTAATCTGACCAGAGTTTGTTGCTACGGCAATATCAGCAATTGTTGTATCCTCGGTTTCACCAGAACGATGGGAAGTAACGGTGGTGTAACCATGACGGTGAGCCATCTCGATTGCATCCAGTGTCTCGGTAAGAGAACCAATCTGGTTCACCTTGATGAGGATAGAGTTGGCAGCACCCATCTTGATGCCCTTCTCCAGGAACTTCACGTTGGTAACAAAGAGGTCGTCACCTACCAACTGGCAACGATCGCCGATGGCAGCGGTCAACTTTACCCAGTTGTCCCAATCGTTCTCGTCAAGACCATCCTCGATAGAATCGATAGGATATTTGGTAATCAGTTCTTCCAGGAACTTGATCTGCTCAGCAGCAGTCAGTTTTTTACCATTAGGATCCTTCTTCTTGCCATCCTTCAACTGGCGATAATCGTAGAACCACTCACCATTTTCCTGAACGGCAAACTCGCTGGCAGCACAGTCCATGGCAATCTTCACATCCTTTCCTGGCTCATAACCGGCATTCTTGATAGCCTGGCAGATACTGTCGAGCGCATCTTCGATACCATCGAGTGCAGGAGCGAAACCGCCCTCATCACCTACGGCAGTAGAAAGACCACGGCTCTTCAAGAGCTTAGCCAAGGCATGGAACACCTCAGCACCCATACGGATAGCCTCCTTCTCGGAAGGAGCACCCACAGGACGGATCATAAATTCCTGGAAGGCGATAGGCGCATCAGAGTGAGCACCACCATTGATGATGTTCATCATAGGAACAGGAAGGGTGTAAGTATTGCAACCGCCGATATAGCGATACAATGGGATGTGGAGATACTCAGCAGCAGCATGAGCCACAGCCAAAGAAACACCGAGGATGGCGTTGGCACCCAGATTTGACTTGGTCTTGGTACCGTCGAGTTCCAACATCTTATAATCGATGGCACGCTGCTCCAAGGCAGAAAAACCTACCAAAGCAGGCGCAATTACCTGATTCACATTCTCCACAGCCTTCAAGACGCCCTTGCCGCCATAGCGGTTCTTGTCGCCATCACGAAGTTCCAAAGCCTCGTTCTCGCCAGTGGATGCACCAGAAGGAACCGATGCACGACCTACGACACCTGACTTCAAAGAAACTTCAACCTCTACTGTAGGATTGCCACGAGAATCTAATATTTCTCTTGCATGAACATTTTCAATAATCATAATTCTATAATACTTTTAATTACATTAAACATTTTTTCCGAGTGCAAATTTAGGTATTATCTGACAAATCTCCAAATTTCGGGCATCATCAAAAGTAGGTATCGCCCGAAAATACCTACATATAGGTAAGGAGAGGCATGGAAATTTGAGATGCTACCAAATTGTCATTTTATTTTAATTTTATCAATCAGTCCTTCGAAATCCTCCTTTTGCATAGCACCCATCTGCACAGATGGTTTGCCTTTCACGGGGATGAAGAGGAAGGTAGGGATGCTGCTGATACCGAAAACAGAAGCAAGTTCGGACTCCTGGTCGATATCCACCTTATAGAAATCTATCTTGCCGGCATATTTCTCAGCGAGAGATTCCACTACGGGAGCCATCATCTTACAAGGACCACACCAGGTGGTGTAGAAATCGATGACGGCAGGACGGGAACCGGCGAATACCCATTCATCCGGATGAGCATCGTAATCCATAATCTTTTTTCTGAAATCAGATGTGGTGAGATATTGCACCTTGGCAGTTTCAGTTTTCTCAGACTTCCCTACAGTCGTTTGAGGAGAAACAGCAGGTGCTTTCCTGTTCTGTGTACAAGAAACAAGAAATGGTAGAAATAAAATAGCTGCTAATATAATTTTCTTCATAGTTTTTCGTTGTTTTAATTTGAGAGGGTATGCCATTAGGCTATAACCCACCCTCTTATTACAATTAATCACTATTCACTAATCACTACTCCTAATCCTTCAAAGAATAAGTAACGGTAGTAACAACCCTTACCTTTTTAATATATGGGGTATTGGAATCGCGGTCTTCGATAGAGAACTGGCCCTGGTCAGCATTCATGATTTTATCAATCTTGCTCTTGCTGTTCTCAGCAAACTGGGTAGCAGTCTGCTCAGCATTCTCTATCGCCTCCTGCATCATCTTAGGTTTCATCTGCCGGAAGGCAACATACTCATACTTCACCGGATTCTCGTAACCACCATCCACAATGGCAACCCCCTTCTGAAGCAGATTACCCTGACGGGCAATGATACTGCGAACCAGTTTCACATTCTTCGATGTAACCGTGATGATGGAAGTAATGTTATAACGATACCCCTGGCGGTTTTCGCCATATCGTTCAGCATTGAGGTCGATGACTACAGGCGCATTCACATTGATTTCATTAGCCTTAACACCATTCTCCACCAGAAAGTTTCTGATGGTTCTCGTGGTGGCATTGATTTTTTGATAGAGTTCAGGCAGGTCATTGCCTATTTCCTTGGAAACGATAGGCCACGTCACCTTATCAGCCTCCACCTCCTTTTCGGCAAGACCTTTCACTACAACCTTTCGGTCTTTACTAATCACACTTTCAAGTCCCGACTTGATACAAAATCCAAGCATGATGATGCCTATGGTTAAAATCACGGCTTGCTTAATACCAGAATTGATGTTCATAATTAGTCCTCCATTATTAAGTTGTTAAAATTGAGTTTCCATTCTATCTCAGATTGAGTTGCAATTTGAGTTTTCAAAGATACAATAAAAATATAGAAAAACGACACTTTATAATGATAAAATATGCTAAAACAGCCCATATCAACCCATAAGCACCATTTTTTCTGCCCAAAAGCTTGCATATATTACCAAAAAAAACTATCTTTGCCCAAAAACAATAAAATGGATTACAACATGATTGGGACCGCATGGTCGTTACTGCCTCCTATCGTCGCCATCGCTCTGGCGCTGAAGACAAAGGAGGTCTATTCTTCTCTTTTTATCGGTATCATACTGGGTGCCGTTCAATATTGCATTTCGATGGGAACAGGTTTCGACGGATTCCTCGTTCACCTGACAAATCACACTGTAGGTGAAGGCGATGATGCCAAGGCATACGGTTTGATACATTGCCTTTCCGACCCATGGAACGTGGGCATTCTGGTATTCCTGGTGGTATTAGGCAGCATCGTTTCATTGATGAACAAGGCGGGAGGTTCGGCAGCTTTCGGCCGTTGGGCTTCCAAGCACGTACACTCGAAGGTTGGCGTACAGATTGCTACCATCCTGCTCGGCATTCTGATATTCATCGATGATTACTTCAACTGCCTTACCGTGGGTTCGGTGATGCGTCCTATCGCTGTGCGCAATGGTGTTACCAAGGAGAAGCTGGCTTATCTCATCGATTCTACAGCCGCACCGGTCTGCATCATCTCCCCTATCTCGAGTTGGGCAGCTGCGGTATCGGGCTTCGTATCGGGAGGTGAGAACGGACTGGCACTTTTCTGCAAGGCGATACCTTTTAATTTCTACGCATTCTTTACCATTCTCTTTATGTTTGGTATTGTGATACTGGGCTTCGACTTCAAGGCGATGAGCAAGTATGATGCGAGACTGAAGGAATGGTACGAGCGAACCAATGGCGGGAAGCTCGATGAGGTGAGCGATACCAAACTGCAGATTGTTGAGCATGGTGTGGGAGCCAAACAGGAAGAGGATTCCAAGAACAAGGGAACCGTGAGCGACCTGGTGATACCAATCATCATGCTGATTATTTTCTGCATGGCGGGCATGGTATATTCGGGCGGATTCTTCGATGCTGATAATGCCAACTATCTCAACTTTGTAGATTCCTTTGCTGCGAGCAATGCCTCTGTAGGCTTGGTAATCGGTTCATTGGCTGCCCTGATTCTTACCATCATGATGTTTACCATTCGCAAGACCTTACCTTTCGATGAGGCGATGAGTAGTCTCATCAAGGGTTTTGAGGCGATGGTACCAGCCATTCTGATTCTTACTTTGGCATGGACGCTGAAGAGTATGACCGACTCGCTGGGTGCGGCAGAATATGTATCATCGGTTGTAGCGAGCAGTGCCTCAGAACTTCAGATGCTTCTTCCGGGCATCATCTTCCTGGTAGCAGGCTTCCTGGCATTTGCAACGGGTACCTCCTGGGGAACCTTTGGTATTCTGATTCCTATCTGCATCGCCGTATTCCCTGGTGCTGATCCTTTGCGCATCATCTCTATCTCGGCATGTATGGCTGGGGCGGTGTGTGGCGACCATATCTCTCCTATCAGCGATACCACCATCATGGCGAGTGCAGGAGCGGAATGCAAGCATGTACATCATGTATCATCACAGTTGCCTTACGCCCTGACTGTAGCCTGTGTGAGTTTCTTCACCTTCATTGTGGCGGGATTCACTCATACGCTGGGTATGGTAACGAGTGCCATCATCTCGTGGATATTCGGTGTTGCCATGCTTGGTTTTGCTTTATTTTATTTAAATAAGCGCCAAAAAGTTAAATAGTTCTTAATTTATTTGTATATTTGAAATATTTTCAATATCTTTGTAGAAGAAAAGCTGCACTCGGCAATTTGAAAGCAAGCTTTCATTGCGCTCGTTTGCATTTTCTTTGCATAAGAATTTAATAAAGAACATATTAATAACTTAATACAGAATACATTATGAAGGAATTAAAAGGAACAAAGACAGAGAAGAACCTCCAGGAGGCTTTCGCTGGTGAGTCACAGGCTCGTAACAAATATACCTATTTTGCAAGCAAGGCAAAGAAGGACGGTTTTGTACAGATAGCTAATATCTTTGAGGAGACAGCTGCTAACGAGAAGGAGCACGCTAAGTTGTGGTTCAAGTATCTGGAGGGCGGTGCTA includes these proteins:
- a CDS encoding ZIP family metal transporter, whose translation is MTNVLISAAGLCGATIIGAILGFFVKELPHKWNDAVLGYCAGIMLAASTLGLIVPAFEQTSLWWLVVIGVMAGALFLNVLDLVTPHLHHITGLDPEEHRNNARLSHVMLFVMAIALHKLPEGMAAGVSVCSAEGATEWGVSFGIALQNIPEGMVIIAPLMMAGVTAVRTFFISIFIALLEVIGILLGFGLGSASSTFLPVMLGFAGGAMLYVTSDEMIPETHAHGFQKQATYALLLGFITFVLMEKCV
- the eno gene encoding phosphopyruvate hydratase, producing the protein MIIENVHAREILDSRGNPTVEVEVSLKSGVVGRASVPSGASTGENEALELRDGDKNRYGGKGVLKAVENVNQVIAPALVGFSALEQRAIDYKMLELDGTKTKSNLGANAILGVSLAVAHAAAEYLHIPLYRYIGGCNTYTLPVPMMNIINGGAHSDAPIAFQEFMIRPVGAPSEKEAIRMGAEVFHALAKLLKSRGLSTAVGDEGGFAPALDGIEDALDSICQAIKNAGYEPGKDVKIAMDCAASEFAVQENGEWFYDYRQLKDGKKKDPNGKKLTAAEQIKFLEELITKYPIDSIEDGLDENDWDNWVKLTAAIGDRCQLVGDDLFVTNVKFLEKGIKMGAANSILIKVNQIGSLTETLDAIEMAHRHGYTTVTSHRSGETEDTTIADIAVATNSGQIKTGSMSRTDRMAKYNQLIRIEEQLGNNAAYGYTKLK
- the trxA gene encoding thioredoxin, coding for MKKIILAAILFLPFLVSCTQNRKAPAVSPQTTVGKSEKTETAKVQYLTTSDFRKKIMDYDAHPDEWVFAGSRPAVIDFYTTWCGPCKMMAPVVESLAEKYAGKIDFYKVDIDQESELASVFGISSIPTFLFIPVKGKPSVQMGAMQKEDFEGLIDKIKIK
- a CDS encoding SIMPL domain-containing protein, producing MNINSGIKQAVILTIGIIMLGFCIKSGLESVISKDRKVVVKGLAEKEVEADKVTWPIVSKEIGNDLPELYQKINATTRTIRNFLVENGVKANEINVNAPVVIDLNAERYGENRQGYRYNITSIITVTSKNVKLVRSIIARQGNLLQKGVAIVDGGYENPVKYEYVAFRQMKPKMMQEAIENAEQTATQFAENSKSKIDKIMNADQGQFSIEDRDSNTPYIKKVRVVTTVTYSLKD
- a CDS encoding Na+/H+ antiporter NhaC family protein; translation: MDYNMIGTAWSLLPPIVAIALALKTKEVYSSLFIGIILGAVQYCISMGTGFDGFLVHLTNHTVGEGDDAKAYGLIHCLSDPWNVGILVFLVVLGSIVSLMNKAGGSAAFGRWASKHVHSKVGVQIATILLGILIFIDDYFNCLTVGSVMRPIAVRNGVTKEKLAYLIDSTAAPVCIISPISSWAAAVSGFVSGGENGLALFCKAIPFNFYAFFTILFMFGIVILGFDFKAMSKYDARLKEWYERTNGGKLDEVSDTKLQIVEHGVGAKQEEDSKNKGTVSDLVIPIIMLIIFCMAGMVYSGGFFDADNANYLNFVDSFAASNASVGLVIGSLAALILTIMMFTIRKTLPFDEAMSSLIKGFEAMVPAILILTLAWTLKSMTDSLGAAEYVSSVVASSASELQMLLPGIIFLVAGFLAFATGTSWGTFGILIPICIAVFPGADPLRIISISACMAGAVCGDHISPISDTTIMASAGAECKHVHHVSSQLPYALTVACVSFFTFIVAGFTHTLGMVTSAIISWIFGVAMLGFALFYLNKRQKVK